Proteins encoded together in one Myxococcales bacterium window:
- the rplW gene encoding 50S ribosomal protein L23 yields the protein MSHEHILLRPIALTEKASMLRNQGNQVVFEVARNANKVQIREAVQALFNVKVESVNTQNYRGKDRRMGRGYAKLQNWKKAIVTLKAGDSIDFFAEASE from the coding sequence ATGAGCCACGAGCACATTCTCCTCCGTCCGATCGCGCTCACCGAGAAGGCCTCGATGCTCCGTAACCAGGGCAACCAGGTCGTGTTCGAGGTCGCGCGCAACGCCAACAAGGTGCAGATCCGCGAAGCGGTGCAGGCGCTCTTCAACGTGAAGGTCGAGAGCGTCAACACCCAGAACTACCGCGGCAAGGATCGCCGCATGGGTCGCGGGTACGCCAAGCTGCAGAACTGGAAGAAGGCCATCGTGACGCTCAAGGCGGGCGACTCGATCGACTTCTTCGCCGAGGCCTCGGAGTAA
- the rplD gene encoding 50S ribosomal protein L4, protein MAKIDVYNLKREKVGELTLADEVFAAEVKEHLFYEVVKAQLASRRQGTAGSKNRSAVSGSTKKMLKQKGTGGARHGSKRAPIYVGGGQAHGPRPRDWSYRPPAKVRASALRSALSKFHKEGRLVVVDAFELAEVKTKGLLATLATLKTDKKALVVDASTNEKLKLSIRNAADHSFLPPEGVNVYDLLRHDTLVLSKSAAQALEARLSPKKAGGAQ, encoded by the coding sequence ATGGCAAAGATCGACGTTTACAATCTCAAGCGCGAAAAAGTCGGCGAGCTCACCCTCGCGGACGAAGTCTTCGCGGCCGAAGTCAAAGAGCACCTCTTCTACGAGGTCGTGAAGGCGCAGCTCGCCTCGCGTCGTCAGGGCACCGCCGGCTCGAAGAACCGCTCCGCGGTCTCGGGCTCGACGAAGAAGATGCTCAAGCAGAAGGGCACCGGCGGCGCTCGCCACGGTTCCAAGCGCGCCCCGATCTACGTCGGCGGCGGTCAGGCGCACGGGCCCCGCCCGCGTGACTGGTCGTACCGTCCCCCGGCGAAGGTCCGCGCCTCGGCGCTCCGCTCGGCCCTCTCGAAGTTCCACAAGGAAGGCCGCCTCGTCGTCGTCGACGCGTTCGAGCTCGCCGAGGTCAAGACCAAGGGTCTCCTCGCCACGCTCGCGACGCTCAAGACCGACAAGAAGGCCCTCGTCGTCGACGCGAGCACGAACGAGAAGCTCAAGCTCTCGATCCGCAACGCGGCCGATCACTCGTTCCTTCCCCCGGAAGGCGTCAACGTCTACGACCTCCTCCGCCACGACACGCTCGTCCTCTCGAAGAGCGCGGCGCAGGCCCTCGAGGCTCGTCTCTCCCCGAAGAAAGCCGGTGGTGCACAATGA
- the rpsJ gene encoding 30S ribosomal protein S10, producing the protein MSATTIRIRLRAFDHQLLDKSATDIVETAKRTGARVAGPIPLPTHISRYTVLRGPHVDKKSREQFEIRTHKRLLDILDPTQQTLDALMKLDLSAGVDVEIKTPR; encoded by the coding sequence ATGTCCGCCACCACCATCCGTATCCGCCTCCGGGCGTTCGACCACCAGCTCCTCGACAAGTCGGCCACCGACATCGTCGAGACCGCCAAGCGCACCGGCGCCCGCGTCGCGGGTCCGATCCCGCTCCCCACCCACATCTCGCGCTACACGGTCCTCCGCGGACCGCACGTCGACAAGAAGTCGCGTGAGCAGTTCGAGATCCGTACCCACAAGCGCCTGCTGGACATCCTCGACCCCACGCAGCAGACGCTCGACGCCCTCATGAAGCTCGATTTGTCCGCCGGGGTGGACGTCGAGATCAAGACGCCTCGCTGA
- the rplB gene encoding 50S ribosomal protein L2 gives MGIKAFKPTSPARRYYSVSDFKEITPGKKPEKKLLEHQTSSGGRNAHGRITSRFRGGGHKQRYRILDWKREKIGVPAKVASIEYDPNRTARIALLHYADGEKTYILAPDGLNVGDTIVSSRTADIKPGNSMPVRHIPLGTTIHNIELRKGKGAQIVRSAGAASVLMAKDGDYAQVRLPSGEIRKVHLDCRATIGQVSNLDHANVSIGKAGRSRWLGRRPHNRGVTMNPVDHPMGGGEGRSSGGRHPCSPWGQLSKGLKTRNNKRTDGMIVKRRGQKG, from the coding sequence ATGGGTATCAAAGCGTTCAAGCCGACGTCGCCTGCACGTCGCTACTACTCGGTCTCCGACTTCAAGGAGATCACGCCGGGCAAAAAGCCCGAGAAGAAGCTCCTCGAGCACCAGACCTCGAGCGGCGGCCGCAACGCTCACGGGCGCATCACCTCGCGCTTCCGTGGCGGTGGGCACAAGCAGCGCTACCGCATCCTCGACTGGAAGCGCGAGAAGATCGGCGTCCCGGCGAAGGTCGCGAGCATCGAGTACGATCCCAACCGTACCGCCCGCATCGCGCTCCTCCACTACGCCGACGGCGAGAAGACCTACATCCTCGCCCCCGACGGCCTCAACGTGGGCGACACGATCGTGTCGAGCCGCACGGCCGACATCAAGCCGGGCAACTCGATGCCCGTCCGCCACATCCCGCTCGGCACGACGATCCACAACATCGAGCTCCGCAAGGGCAAAGGTGCGCAGATCGTCCGCTCGGCCGGCGCGGCCTCGGTCCTCATGGCCAAAGACGGCGACTACGCGCAGGTGCGTCTCCCCTCGGGCGAGATCCGCAAGGTGCACCTCGACTGCCGCGCCACCATCGGCCAGGTGTCGAACCTCGACCACGCGAACGTCAGCATCGGCAAGGCCGGTCGCTCGCGTTGGCTCGGTCGCCGGCCGCACAACCGCGGCGTCACGATGAACCCGGTCGACCACCCGATGGGCGGCGGCGAGGGTCGCAGCTCCGGCGGGCGCCACCCGTGCTCGCCCTGGGGCCAGCTCTCCAAGGGTCTCAAGACCCGCAACAACAAGCGCACGGACGGCATGATCGTCAAGCGCCGTGGTCAGAAGGGTTAA